AAGCACTTCAGCTTACTAGGGTCTCAAGGGGtctactctatatttttttggAGTGTGAAATTGTTATCACAATCACTTGCTGTTTATCTACAGTactatcttctctttctaccCACTGCCTGACAGTTGAGTCCAACGCACTCCACATCTGCAGAGCTATGAATACCGAATTGGCCCGTGCCAAGTCTCAATGAGTACAAACCCTCTCGTCCGCTGTTATGATTCAGCctggtttcttctccatatctTCATTCTCAACATTCCCCCAAGTCgactctttctcttcccagcGTTAGCTGGCTCGGTCTGGTTTCTGACTCTGGCGTCCCTACTGTCAATATGGCTCGCCCACGGAATGCCTCAATACCCGGGACAAAGTAACCAGCATGTTGCGTTCGTAGCTTCTTACCCCCCTCGTCTTAAACCTTTGTATATCATAACGTATTAACGCGGAGTCAGCTTCATCTCCGACATAGCGTCTTTCGAGTTGAAGCCACTTTTTCTCATCGGTGCTTCTATCACAGCCGTGGGTTTCGTGACCACCGTTTCTGCGGTTCATGTAGTGCGCTATGAGCCGGGATTCGCTTTGGTGAAATGTCCTGTAACCAACAACCGTAATGGCAATGGCGAACATGGTCTTACTGGGCATCGCAGTTCGTACCATAGTCACTGTGGCCATCATGACTCCTAcagcgaggatgaagaggaccATGAAACTACGAGAACCCTAAAGCTTATCTCTCTGCTAGCCATCTTCGCTGCCGCCGTGGCTAGTATCGCGCTGATTTTACTGGCGGTCATGGATACCTTTCGGTATAAGAGCGCACatcacctcttcctccaggtcTGTTTCGCTGGTCTGGCGATACAATCTGCTTGTACTGCTATTGTATATTCGAACGAGGTACTCGGGTTTGTGTCATATGTCTACCATCTGGGTGTATGGCAACACAAttgggggaggagaagtttACGAGTTAGAGTGTTGTATGTGTACCCTGTTCCTGTCCCTTTGAATTGGCGCCTTCGCTTGCTGCTACTTTTGGGATCTCTCAGCTCTTATCTTCCGTGGTCATAAACAAGCAAGACTGATCCCCCCCGAATTAGTGCCTCCCTCTCAACAGCCTTGATCATTACAGAAGTCTTCCTGGGAGTGGCTTTCATCTCTCTGACTGTACCTGAGGAAATCGCAAGCTATCGAAAGGCAGGGATCCTTGAATGGATTATTGCATTCCTGGGAACTATCTATCTTTGGTTATTTTGTGGGTTCCTCGACCGGTATGTCCTGCCATGGTGGACCATATTCCACCCCACTAGTATATCATTGACCATTGCGTCAGAACCAATTTCGACGGCTACGTCCCAAGCGTGCTTTACAGTCCCCcaatacaaagaaaagatatcgaACCACCCGAAAGCTTACCGGGCCAGATACGGAATTGGGACCCTGAGCGCGCCCCCCTAGTTGAGGGA
The sequence above is a segment of the Aspergillus flavus chromosome 4, complete sequence genome. Coding sequences within it:
- a CDS encoding Frag1/DRAM/Sfk1 family-domain-containing protein; protein product: MSTNPLVRCYDSAWFLLHIFILNIPPSRLFLFPALAGSVWFLTLASLLSIWLAHGMPQYPGQSNQHVAFISDIASFELKPLFLIGASITAVGFVTTVSAVHVVRYEPGFALVKCPVTNNRNGNGEHGLTGHRSSYHSHCGHHDSYSEDEEDHETTRTLKLISLLAIFAAAVASIALILLAVMDTFRYKSAHHLFLQVCFAGLAIQSACTAIVYSNEVLGFVSYVYHLGVWQHNWGRRSLRVRVFASLSTALIITEVFLGVAFISLTVPEEIASYRKAGILEWIIAFLGTIYLWLFCGFLDRTNFDGYVPSVLYSPPIQRKDIEPPESLPGQIRNWDPERAPLVEGPSGGRYT